The Kribbella shirazensis genomic interval CCGAGGACTACATGGGTGAAGTGATCGGCGACCTCAACTCTCGCCGTGGCCAGATCCAGTCGATGGACGAAGGCCCCGGTGGCAGCCGGGTCGTCAAGGCCCTGGTGCCGCTGTCGGAGATGTTCGGGTATGTCGGTGACCTGCGGTCGAAGACCCAGGGCCGCGCGTCCTACTCGATGCAGTTCGATTCCTACGCCGAGGTTCCGAAGAACGTGGCGGAAGAGATCATCAAGAAGGCCCGGGGCGAGTAACCTCTCGCTCCTGACCACCACACCCAGAGCGCGTCGGCGTACGGCGTAGTCAACATTTATCTAGGAGGGCCCCAGTGGCGAAGGCGAAGTTCGAGCGGACTAAGCCGCACGTCAACATCGGCACCATCGGTCACATCGACCACGGTAAGACGACGCTTACCGCGGCGATCACCAAGGTGCTGCACGACAAGTACCCGGACCTCAACGAGGCGTCGGCGTTCGATCAGATCGACAAGGCGCCGGAAGAGCGCCAGCGCGGTATCACCATCTCGATCGCGCACGTCGAGTACCAGACCGAGGCCCGGCACTACGCCCACGTCGACTGCCCGGGGCACGCGGACTACATCAAGAACATGATCACCGGTGCGGCCCAGATGGACGGCGCGATCCTGGTCGTCGCCGCCACCGACGGCCCGATGCCGCAGACGCGTGAGCACGTGCTGCTCGCCCGTCAGGTCGGCGTGCCGGCGATGGTCGTCGCCCTGAACAAGTGCGACATGGTCGACGACGAGGAGATCCTGGAGCTCGTCGAGCTCGAGGTCCGCGAGCTGCTCTCGGAGCAGGAGTTCGACGGCGACAACGCGCCGATCGTCCGTGTCGCGGCCCACCCGGCCCTGACCGGCGACGCCAAGTGGGGCGAGTCGATCCTCGAGCTGATGAACGCGGTCGACGAGTACATCCCGCAGCCGGAGCGCGAGATCGACAAGCCGTTCCTGATGCCGGTGGAGGACGTCTTCACCATCACCGGTCGCGGTACGGTCGTCACCGGCCGGATCGAGCGCGGTGTCATCAAGGTCAACGAGACCGTCGACATCGTCGGCATCCACGAGACCAAGCAGACCACCACGGTCACCGGTATCGAGATGTTCCGCAAGCTGCTCGACGAGGGCCAGGCCGGTGAGAACGTCGGTCTGCTGCTGCGTGGCACCAAGCGCGAAGAGGTCGAGCGCGGCATGGTCGTCATCAAGCCGGGCACCACGACGCCGCACACGAACTTCGAGGCGTCGGTCTACATCCTCTCCAAGGAGGAGGGCGGCCGTCACACGCCGTTCTTCCAGAACTACCGCCCGCAGTTCTACTTCCGCACCACCGACGTCACCGGTGTCGTCACGCTGCCCGAGGGCACCGAGATGGTCATGCCGGGCGACAACACCGACATGGCGGTCGAGCTGATCCAGCCGATCGCCATGGAGGACGGTCTGAAGTTCGCGATCCGTGAAGGTGGCCGTACCGTCGGCGCCGGCCGGGTCACCAAGATCGTCAAGTGATCTCATGAGGTCCGCGAGGGCTCGGGTTCTGAGCCCCCGCGGACCTCTGCTTTGTGCCCGATCCGGCGCTCAGGTGGTACCGGATCGGGCGTGAAGCCCCCCGATTGGCGTTCCGGCGTCGATCGATGGCACAATATTCAGGTTGCTCAGGCGAGGCCGCCGGGGTGCGTCCCAGATCTTCTTGATCTGGCTGGTGCGCCGGACCGGAGACCCTGCCGAGGTTCCGGTCCGAGACCGGGCCCCGATCTCCACACCAAGGTCGAAGAAGCGGTGGGTCACGCGCGTGCCGCGTTCGCGACACACCCGACCGCGGGGGTCGGAGCAACGCAACGGAAGACGATAGAGAAGGACGAAGCGAAGCGATGGCGGGACAAAAGATCCGCATCCGGCTGAAGGCCTACGACCACGAGGTCATCGACAGCTCGGCACGCAAGATTGTCGACACGGTGACGCGTACTGGTGCGAAGGTTGCTGGCCCGGTGCCGTTGCCGACGGAAAAGAACGTGTTCTGCGTCATCCGCTCGCCGCACAAGTACAAGGACAGCCGCGAGCACTTCGAGATGCGCACCCACAAGCGGCTCATCGACATCATCGACCCCACGCCGAAGACCGTCGACTCGCTGATGCGGCTCGACCTGCCGGCCGGTGTCGACATCGAGATCAAGCTCTGAGGGACGCGAACAACCAATGAGCAAGAACAAGAACACGCGCGGTCTGCTGGGCACCAAGCTCGGTATGACCCAGACCTGGGACGAGAACAACCGCGTCGTCCCCGTGACCGTGGTCCAGGCCGGCCCCTGCGTCGTCACCGGTGTCCGCACGTCGGACCGGGACGGCTACGACGGCGTCCAGATCGCCTTCGGCGACATCGACCCCCGCAAGGTGACCAAGCCGATGCGCGGCCACTTCGACAAGGCCGGCGTGACGCCGCGGCGCCACCTGCTGGAGCTGCGCACCGCCGACGCCAGCGAGTACGCCCTGGGCCAGGAGATCAAGGCCGAGGCCTTCGAGGCCGGTGAGCGCGTCGACGTCTCCGCGACCAGCAAGGGCAAGGGCTTCGCCGGTGTGATGAAGCGGCACGGCTTCCACGGTCTGCGCGCCACCCACGGTGTCCACAAGAAGCACCGCTCGCCGGGTTCCATCGGCGGCTGCGCCACGCCGGGCCGGGTCTTCAAGGGCCTGCGGATGGCGGGCCGGATGGGCCACGAGCAGGTCACCACCCAGAACGTCAGCGTGCACGCGGTGGACATCGAGCGCGGCCTGATCCTGATCAAGGGCGCCGTTCCCGGCCCCAAGGGCGGTCTGGTGCTGATCCGCAACGCCGCGAAGGGAGCTGCGAAGTGAGCACCGTCGACGTCGTCGTCGTGAAGGGCGACAAGGTCAGCAAGAAGGGTTCCGCCGAGCTTCCGGCCGAGCTGTTCGACGTCCAGGTGAACGTGCCGCTGATCCACCAGGTCGTGGTGGCCCAGCTGGCCGCGGCCCGCCAGGGCACGCACAAGACGAAGACCCGGGGCGAGGTGTCCGGCGGTGGCGCCAAGCCGTACCGCCAGAAGGGCACCGGCCGCGCCCGCCAGGGTTCGACCCGCGCGCCGCAGTTCACCGGTGGTGGCGTCGTCCACGGCCCGGTGCCGCGCGACTACAGCCAGCGGACCCCGAAGAAGATGATCGCCGCCGCGCTCCGCGGTGCGCTGTCCGACCGGGCCCGCGACGGCCAGGTGTTCGTGGTCGAGAGCTTCGTGGACGGCGACAAGCCCTCCACCAAGTCGGCCCTCAAGGTGCTGAGCGAGGTGACCGAGCCGGGCAAGGCGCTGGTCGTCGTCGACCGCGCCGACGAGCTCACCTGGCTGAGCCTGCGCAACGTGCAGCACGTGCACCTGATCGCCGCCGACCAGCTGAACGCGTACGACGTTCTGGTCAGCGACGCGGTCGTGTTCACCAAGGGAGCCCTGGACACGTTCGTGGCCGGCGCCCCCAA includes:
- the tuf gene encoding elongation factor Tu; the protein is MAKAKFERTKPHVNIGTIGHIDHGKTTLTAAITKVLHDKYPDLNEASAFDQIDKAPEERQRGITISIAHVEYQTEARHYAHVDCPGHADYIKNMITGAAQMDGAILVVAATDGPMPQTREHVLLARQVGVPAMVVALNKCDMVDDEEILELVELEVRELLSEQEFDGDNAPIVRVAAHPALTGDAKWGESILELMNAVDEYIPQPEREIDKPFLMPVEDVFTITGRGTVVTGRIERGVIKVNETVDIVGIHETKQTTTVTGIEMFRKLLDEGQAGENVGLLLRGTKREEVERGMVVIKPGTTTPHTNFEASVYILSKEEGGRHTPFFQNYRPQFYFRTTDVTGVVTLPEGTEMVMPGDNTDMAVELIQPIAMEDGLKFAIREGGRTVGAGRVTKIVK
- the rpsJ gene encoding 30S ribosomal protein S10, yielding MAGQKIRIRLKAYDHEVIDSSARKIVDTVTRTGAKVAGPVPLPTEKNVFCVIRSPHKYKDSREHFEMRTHKRLIDIIDPTPKTVDSLMRLDLPAGVDIEIKL
- the rplC gene encoding 50S ribosomal protein L3, with translation MSKNKNTRGLLGTKLGMTQTWDENNRVVPVTVVQAGPCVVTGVRTSDRDGYDGVQIAFGDIDPRKVTKPMRGHFDKAGVTPRRHLLELRTADASEYALGQEIKAEAFEAGERVDVSATSKGKGFAGVMKRHGFHGLRATHGVHKKHRSPGSIGGCATPGRVFKGLRMAGRMGHEQVTTQNVSVHAVDIERGLILIKGAVPGPKGGLVLIRNAAKGAAK
- the rplD gene encoding 50S ribosomal protein L4 — translated: MSTVDVVVVKGDKVSKKGSAELPAELFDVQVNVPLIHQVVVAQLAAARQGTHKTKTRGEVSGGGAKPYRQKGTGRARQGSTRAPQFTGGGVVHGPVPRDYSQRTPKKMIAAALRGALSDRARDGQVFVVESFVDGDKPSTKSALKVLSEVTEPGKALVVVDRADELTWLSLRNVQHVHLIAADQLNAYDVLVSDAVVFTKGALDTFVAGAPKGKSVKAVATSTEAEEVEA